The Arachis duranensis cultivar V14167 chromosome 9, aradu.V14167.gnm2.J7QH, whole genome shotgun sequence genomic sequence TTCAATCACTATATTAGTTCACACTTCACAGTTCACAGAAAAACAATTATTCAATCACTATATCACCATATCAGTTCACAGTTGAATGACTTGAATCAGAGTTCACAAAACTTCACTATATCAATAAACCACATATCAGATACAGTGTTTTAAAATTGCGGCCATGGCGGCGCCATGGCGGAATGGCGTGGCGGGATTTGACCTCACCGCCATATGTAGGCCACCGCAACGTGCTTATCACGGCGGGGCAAAAGGCGCCGCAATGGCGGTGGCGCCATGGCGGTCCGCCATGGAGAATGGCGAAAATGGCGGATTTTTTcgggttttttaaaaaaattcggGGGTAATTGGGTAATTTTGCAAAACCCTAAATGAAAGTGTAACCCACCTTCAGCAGCTGCAGTTCAAAAACGAGCCTTCAACCTCCAGAACGGCTCTTTCTctgttctctttctctcttctctctgccTCCAATCACCGCTGAGCCACTGCCCGTCGCCGTCCGTCGCCGCCCGTCGCCGGTGGTGGTCACCGCCGTTCATCACCACAATTCCCTCTTTTTTCTGGTTTGTAGAAGTaccgtttcttttttttttcattcagtGAATCAGTTCACCCACTTCCCtgtctccttctccttctcttccctCATAAACTTCtcttcctccaattttttttcctttcagcTCAGTTCATCATGTCAACTTCTAGACCAGCCCCTGCCTCTACCCCTGTTCCTACCCCTGCCCCTGCCTCTGCCTCTGCTGGCCATGTTGCTGGAACTGCTGCTCGTCCTGCAGCTGCTGTCCGTGCCAGTAGGATTGATCCAGGGTGGAAATATGTTACTGCTGTAGAAGAGGGAAATACCAATGACACCATATGtaatttttgtggaaaaattaCGAGAGGAAGAATTACACGGGCAAAGGAGCACTTAATGATTAAGCCTGGGAATGTTGCTGGATGTAAAATGGTCCCAAAGGATGTTATTGCTGAATTATGGGAGTTctacaaccaaaaaaaaaaattgaggaaGACAAAGTTCTATGCCGGCAAGCACTGAGGAACATAGTGTCAATGCTAGGGAGCTTGATTTAGATAGTTTGGGCTTTGGATTGTCAGAGGAAGATGCTCAAGGAATTGATGAAATTCCAAATCCAACTCCAATGGCAGCAGCTAGAGGGGGGGCAAGTTCTATGAGAGGTCCAATGGACTTGTTTATGAAAAGACCCGAAACTGCcattgcaagaaacaaaaaGGAGAAATTGAGGCAACAGAATATCAAGGAAGCATGTAATAAGGAAGCAGTTCGTAGAGTTCATCGATACATAGCCCGGTGGTTCTACCAAGCTGGGATTCCATTGAATCCAATGAGATTGAAGAGTTTTCAAGAAATGTTGTGGGCTGTTGGAAGCTTTGGTCCTAATTTACCTGCTCCCACTTATCATGCTCTAAGGGTGCTACTCCTTAATGAAGAATTAGAATACACCAAAGACTTGTTGAAGGGTCATAAGGAACAATGGGAAAAGTATGGCTGCTCTATTATGTCAGATGCTTGGACGGATAAGAGACAACGGAGCATTATCAATTTTCTTGTAAACTCTCCTGCTGGGACAATGTTTTTGAAGTCTATTGATGCCTCTGATTATGTGAAGACGGGTGAAAAAATGTTTGAGCTTCTTGATGGTATTGTTGAGGAAATTGGGGAGCAAAATGTTGTTCAAGTTGTAACTGACAACGGGAGCAATTATGTTCTAGCCGGTAAGTTGCTGATGGAGAAAAGACCGAATTTGTTTTGGACCCCGTGTGCTGCCCATTGTTTGGATTTGATGCTTGAAGACATTGGGAAGTTACCGTTAAtccaaaaaaccataaaaagtGCCATTTCTTTGGTTAGCTTCACTTATAGCCACTCTAGCACTTTATCCATGTTGAGACAATTCACAAATGGCAAGGAATTGGTGAGGCATGCAGTCACCCGATTTGCCACTTCATTTCTCTCTTTGGAAAGGCTTTATGAGGAGAAAGGAAATCTAAGAAGAATGTTCACTTCGGATGATTGGGTAAGGAATAAGTTGTCAAGGGAGGCAAAAGGGAGGGAGGCAACAAAGATTGTTATTAGGCCCTCTTTTTGGAATCATGTCAAGTACACCCTTAAGATCATGGGGCCTCTTGTTCGGGTGCTTCGACTTGTTGATGGGGAGAAGAAGCCGCCAATGGGTTATATATATGAAGCAATGGAGAAGGCAAAGGAATGCATCATGAAAACATTTTCTAATGATGTGAACAAATATTCTGAAGTTTTTAAAATCGTTGACAACAGATGGAATTGCCAACTTCATCGTCCGTTGCATGCAGCTGGTCATTTTCTGAATCCGGATTTGTTTTATGATAATCCTCGCATTGAATTGGATTTAGAAGTTACAAAGGGATGGTTTGAGTGCATCACTAGATTGGTGCCAAGTGTAGCTGTGCAAGAGAAGATATTGGAGGAGCAAGCACTATATAAGGC encodes the following:
- the LOC110275247 gene encoding uncharacterized protein LOC110275247 → MPASTEEHSVNARELDLDSLGFGLSEEDAQGIDEIPNPTPMAAARGGASSMRGPMDLFMKRPETAIARNKKEKLRQQNIKEACNKEAVRRVHRYIARWFYQAGIPLNPMRLKSFQEMLWAVGSFGPNLPAPTYHALRVLLLNEELEYTKDLLKGHKEQWEKYGCSIMSDAWTDKRQRSIINFLVNSPAGTMFLKSIDASDYVKTGEKMFELLDGIVEEIGEQNVVQVVTDNGSNYVLAGKLLMEKRPNLFWTPCAAHCLDLMLEDIGKLPLIQKTIKSAISLVSFTYSHSSTLSMLRQFTNGKELVRHAVTRFATSFLSLERLYEEKGNLRRMFTSDDWVRNKLSREAKGREATKIVIRPSFWNHVKYTLKIMGPLVRVLRLVDGEKKPPMGYIYEAMEKAKECIMKTFSNDVNKYSEVFKIVDNRWNCQLHRPLHAAGHFLNPDLFYDNPRIELDLEVTKGWFECITRLVPSVAVQEKILEEQALYKAGYGLFGSSFAKSQRKKISPAFWWRTYGHEAPNMRDLAIKILSLTCSASRCECNWSIFEHIHTKKRNRLDHERMESLVFIKYNQQLIERYNLKDEVDPIALNDIDECNEWLMGEIGTTTFRDDDNVDDDADLVHQDDNTLSWNLIFEAIEGHEPTTYTRRQQNRKRKEPATARGGAKGGPSGSKASKKGKGKAVIVEEEEEPDFEDEEDSENEEEQEEEIQFNDTESEDDEGVEGHDNNRVNLDEFDES